A genome region from Fusarium musae strain F31 chromosome 5, whole genome shotgun sequence includes the following:
- a CDS encoding hypothetical protein (EggNog:ENOG41) produces the protein MSAPGPESVPTSADPRSHRPTKKRALTPVSAQAASVEALFSKPDQIIRIPESSTSGSGSSALRSAPPEIVTNVQGSSAGAGSGEFHVYKASRRREYERLRSMDEDLRREKDIEEFNKDKTERDRKDEERTRKNREKREKMKARKSKKGKGPATSDKTPNATQSKDASSLAENDAEKDTADVDSKTKTEHRGNDTESTPSIQPTGLVIHDEDD, from the coding sequence ATGTCTGCTCCTGGTCCCGAATCGGTACCAACGTCGGCCGATCCCCGATCCCATCGCCCTACCAAGAAGCGCGCTCTTACGCCCGTCTCAGCGCAAGCCGCCTCGGTAGAGgctctcttctcaaagccCGACCAAATCATCCGTATCCCCGAGTCCTCTACCTCCGGCTCCGGCAGTTCCGCCTTGCGTTCCGCCCCTCCTGAAATTGTCACCAATGTTCAAGGATCTAGTGCAGGTGCCGGATCAGGCGAGTTTCATGTGTATAAAGCAAGCCGTCGGCGCGAGTATGAGCGTCTTCGCAGTATGGATGAGGATCTCCGCCGCGAAAAGGATATTGAAGAGTTtaacaaggacaagactgAACGCGATCGAAAAGACGAAGAACGCACGCGCAAGAATCGCgaaaagagggagaagatgaaggcccGCAAGTCtaagaagggcaagggccCTGCCACGAGTGACAAGACGCCCAACGCGACACAGTCCAAAGATGCTTCCTCACTCGCGGAAAacgatgctgagaaggacactgctgatgttgattctaagaccaagactgagcaTCGTGGGAACGATACGGAATCAACGCCATCGATACAGCCTACAGGACTAGTCATtcacgacgaagatgactaA
- a CDS encoding hypothetical protein (EggNog:ENOG41), which produces MDLGDSINPETQPEEKPRTLPADLPRSLDDRRHVPNEHLITETEMYDGWQGQSQFLTTPAIAKPLNFGNLSLNDPEYEDDITKGPKDSDTRLMEMLAAQAAHQAAPAFENEDEVVNSESLSEAEKKEKLQKALNMAASNGDVDRIRKLLNGKAKDYIDLDAEDEDGTPPLIYASCFGHEPVVQALIDAGANVNKQDRNQWTALMWAMTNRHKGIAKLLLDNNASSDQKTSSGRTAFDFVPPDSEMSFYLHDNGYSIGSAGTDDFYRPGFSQDRFEEEMAENEMRRRLMMESARDLEVDLGNVGMDDQPEPVDEFEEEQQEFDWNRCLHDQMFVFQEHELERILDIVITNMTPQRSPTQKPVPANMIFLSARYAHYHSSPELLERLLVSAMDYINDVVERCQWDMTILAFWISNATLLLHYLKKDPGLFEATGEFQAQLAELINEIFILIVRDAERRLDKVLDVAMLEHETIPGFEDITFQNEWKLFKRKKEVKEEPLEKRFRPPSPKQRAKPAPRNVTSLLSSTLFVLDLYDIHSVITAQIISQLIYWIGAELFNRIMSNRKYLARTKAMQIRMNISILEDWARTNNRQAEHFEGGEMRSSGESTMDAARRHLAPVIQLLQWLQCFSSLNGDDMEALVITLQQLKRLSPQQLIHSANHYRPEVGEKGLPKSAMKYLINLQKEAALKRERRRSGVPSPQKSGQDSTPVTPVKGRSNGNNLATPGSTASPPEDDWDDDDDMPEHLLLDPALMLPFVLPSVTDMLVTYGAGLGGVNRERERKYIPTVPPEFLEKLEVSGGTRKGPMFGEADWENEEV; this is translated from the exons ATGGATCTAGGGGACTCTATCAACCCCGAAACACAGCCTGAGGAAAAGCCTCGCACTCTCCCTGCAGATCTACCCAGATCTCTCGATGACAGAAGGCATGTGCCCAATGAGCACCTGAtcaccgagaccgagatgTACGATGGCTGGCAAG GCCAGTCCCAGTTCCTCACAACACCAGCTATAGCAAAGCCTCTTAACTTTGGCAACCTATCGCTAAACGACCCCGAATACGAGGATGACATTACCAAAGGACCCAAAGACAGCGACACGCGATTAATGGAAATGCTGGCCGCCCAGGCAGCGCACCAAGCAGCTCCTGCTTTCGAGAACGAAGATGAGGTTGTGAATAGTGAAAGCTTGTCCGaggcggagaagaaggagaaattACAAAAGGCACTCAACATGGCTGCAAGTAACGGCGATGTCGACAGAATTCGAAAGCTTCTCAATGGAAAGGCAAAAGACTATATTGATTTGGACgctgaagacgaggatgggACACCGCCCCTTATCTATGCTAGCTGCTTT GGCCATGAACCTGTTGTCCAAGCATTGATCGATGCAGGTGCCAACGTAAACAAACAAGATCGCAATCAATGGACAGCTCTAATGTGGGCCATGACAAATCGACACAAGGGTATTGCTAAACTTCTCCTCGATAATAATGCCTCCTCCGACCAAAAGACATCATCGGGACGAACAGCATTCGACTTTGTCCCCCCGGATAGCGAGATGTCGTTCTATCTCCACGATAATGGCTACAGTATTGGAAGCGCCGGAACAGATGACTTTTACCGACCTGGGTTCTCCCAGGATAGATTCGAAGAAGAGATGGCTGAGAATGAGATGCGAAGAAGActgatgatggagagtgCTCGTGATCTCGAGGTTGACTTGGGAAACGTGGGTATGGATGATCAACCCGAG CCTgtcgatgagtttgaggaaGAGCAACAAGAATTCGACTGGAATCGCTGCTTACATGATCAAATGTTTGTTTTTCAAGAACACGAACTTGAACGCATTCTTGATATCGTTATTACCAATATGACGCCGCAGAGATCACCGACACAGAAACCGGTGCCAGCCAACATGATATTTCTTAGCGCACGATATGCGCATTACCACTCAAGCCCCGAACTTCTGGAGCGACTCTTAGTGTCAGCTATGGATTACatcaatgatgttgttgagaggtGTCAGTGGGACATGACTATTCTAGCATTTTGGATCTCAAACGCCACCCTACTGCTTCACTATCTGAAGAAAGACCCTGGGCTTTTTGAGGCAACGGGTGAGTTCCAGGCGCAGCTGGCTGAATTGATAAATGAGATCTTTATTCTCATTGTACGAGATGCTGAGCGACGTCTGGACAAGGTCTTGGACGTAGCCATGCTGGAACACGAGACTATTCCCGGATTCGAGGATATCACTTTCCAAAATGAGTGGAAGCTCTTTAAGCGAAAGAAAGAAGTCAAAGAGGAGCCACTAGAAAAGCGATTCAGACCACCATCACCGAAGCAGCGAGCAAAGCCAGCCCCCCGAAACGTCACCTCACTTCTCTCCTCTACTCTATTTGTACTCGACCTTTACGATATCCACTCCGTCATCACTGCGCAAATCATTTCCCAGCTTATTTACTGGATTGGAGCAGAGCTCTTCAACCGCATTATGTCAAATCGAAAGTACCTGGCAAGAACGAAGGCCATGCAGATTCGCATGAATATCTCAATCCTAGAAGATTGGGCTCGGACGAATAATAGACAGGCAGAGCACTTTGAAGGAGGTGAAATGCGCTCTTCTGGGGAGTCAACAATGGATGCTGCTCGAAGACATCTGGCACCCGTAATCCAGCTACTCCAATGGCTCCAGTGCTTTTCATCACTTAATGGAGATGATATGGAGGCTCTGGTTATCACACTACAGCAGCTCAAGAGACTGAGTCCCCAGCAACTTATCCACTCAGCCAACCACTACAGGCCAGAAGTGGGCGAGAAGGGATTACCAAAAAGTGCTATGAAATACTTGATTAATCTACAGAAAGAGGCGGCGCTCAAGCGAGAGAGACGGCGGAGTGGTGTACCTTCACCACAAAAGTCGGGCCAGGACAGCACACCAGTGACACCGGTAAAGGGCCGGTCAAACGGGAATAATCTCGCCACTCCTGGAAGTACTGCCAGTCCTCCAGAGGATGATtgggacgacgatgacgacatGCCAGAGCATCTGCTGCTGGATCCCGCCCTGATGTTGCCTTTCGTGCTCCCGTCGGTAACTGACATGCTTGTAACTTACGGCGCTGGACTCGGTGGAGTTAACCGTGAGCGAGAGCGCAAGTATATCCCCACGGTGCCACCGGAGTTtcttgagaagttggaggtGAGCGGCGGAACTAGAAAGGGACCCATGTTCGGCGAAGCAGATTGGGAGAATGAAGAAGTTTGA
- a CDS encoding hypothetical protein (EggNog:ENOG41), with protein MTKPRLIILVRHGQSEGNKNREIHQTVPDHRVKLTPEGWNQAHDAGRRLRSLLRPDDTLQFFTSPYRRTRETTEGILESLTSDEGSPSPFRRANIKVYEEPRLREQDFGNFQPCSAEMERMWQERADYGHFFYRIPNGESAADAYDRVSGFNESLWRQFGEDDFPSVCVLVTHGLMSRVFLMKWYHFTVEYFEDLRNINHCEFLIMRKQENNKYLLENKLRTWSDLRRERKDKEEKDKDSSKLPRTKTFVVTRRWGGCPNGCDHSRHYAKREDLEIMRKKDHENGGPEPYGKITNPDEIISVVSRKQKAQLDCIGTNIESTNLGAHDDGPEIDISSNHEGKSVSDLNDTPSVISASEYIQSPYLHIGRDGGGSYSGHTSAAETDNDSSEDENISLHRIASLNAQLNRTVGERSERPSYNQKPLLKAGPEHLAYTSDKDSPDEYARTNRLGDASTDASCDGDAELVEDLDRAEKEDRSIRGSVY; from the exons ATGACCAAGCCACGCTTGATCATTCTAGTTCGCCACGGCCAGTCCGAAGGCAATA AGAACCGAGAAATTCACCAGACCGTTCCCGATCACCGAGTCAAACTTACGCCAGAGGGTTGGAACCAAGCCCACGATGCCGGACGCCGTCTCCGAAGCCTCCTTCGTCCCGACGATACCTTACAGTTCTTTACCTCTCCATACCGCCGTACACGTGAAACAACAGAAGGAATCCTCGAGAGCCTGACCTCGGACGAAGGCTCCCCGTCGCCCTTCCGCCGAGCTAACATCAAGGTGTACGAAGAACCTCGGCTACGCGAGCAGGATTTTGGTAACTTCCAACCATGCAGCGCTGAAATGGAGCGTATGTGGCAAGAGAGGGCCGATTATGGCCACTTCTTCTACCGTATACCCAATGGAGAGAGCGCTGCTGATGCTTACGATCGTGTGAGCGGATTCAATGAGAGTCTCTGGCGACAATTTGGCGAAGATGATTTCCCCAGCGTCTGTGTACTGG TGACTCACGGGCTCATGTCCCGTGTCTTTCTCATGAAATGGTATCATTTCACTGTCGAGTACTTCGAAGATCTCCGAAACATCAACCACTGCGAGTTCCTCATCATGCGCAAGCAGGAAAACAACAAGTACCTTCTAGAGAACAAGCTGCGAACCTGGTCCGATCTGCGGCGAGAACGAAAAGATaaagaggaaaaggacaaggacaGCTCGAAACTCCCACGCACCAAAACTTTTGTTGTTACACGCCGATGGGGTGGATGTCCCAATGGCTGTGACCATAGTCGCCACTATGCTAAGCGTGAGGATTTGGAGATCATGCGCAAAAAGGATCATGAGAACGGCGGGCCAGAGCCTTACGGCAAAATTACAAACCCAGACGAGATCATATCCGTCGTCAGCCGGAAGCAGAAGGCTCAATTAGACTGCATCGGCACCAATATTGAGAGCACCAACCTCGGAgctcatgatgatggacCAGAGATCGACATTTCATCAAACCATGAAGGCAAATCCGTTTCTGACCTCAATGATACCCCCTCAGTCATCTCTGCCAGCGAGTATATCCAGTCGCCGTACTTGCATATTGGCCGCGATGGGGGTGGTAGCTATTCTGGCCACACATCTGCCGCCGAGACTGATAACGACTCGTCAGAGGATGAGAACATAAGCTTACACCGTATTGCCTCCTTGAACGCGCAACTAAACAGGACCGTTGGCGAAAGAAGCGAGAGACCTTCATACAATCAGAAACCCCTCCTCAAAGCCGGTCCCGAACATCTAGCATACACGAGCGATAAGGATAGCCCGGATGAATATGCAAGGACTAACCGTCTTGGTGATGCATCTACCGATGCCTCTTGTGACGGTGACGCTGAACTTGTTGAGGATTTGGATCGcgctgagaaggaggatcGAAGTATTCGGGGCAGTGTTTACTGA
- the ALC1 gene encoding Allantoicase: protein MTSIADEIEYKLDNVEVATIRPDDINKTFRSTCIDLISSGLGGRVLGYSDQWFCEASNLLNPRAPIAQPGKMVFTGAWYDGWETRRHNQEPFDYAIIKLGVASGTIEGVEIDTAFFNGNHAPAISVEGIFSQDDDKVVSWGGGRGEWETILGIQECGASQRFAWKLKTPSRKAYTHVRLNMYPDGGIARFRLYGHAVPVFPEDKDAIFDLAAAQNGGVAVSCSDEHFGTKDNLIIPGRGKDMGDGWETKRSRGKDHTDFAIIKLGAPGYIENWVVDTAHFRGNYPQKVSIEGCEWTGHGDPVADATAWRVFVPPSKTGPDQEHQFESEEKEKKALVTHVKLIMIPDGGVKRLRAFGKRAV from the exons ATGACTTCCATTGCTGACGAAATCGAATACAAGCTCGACAACGTCGAGGTCGCAACGATTCGTCCAGACGACATTAACAAGACTTTCCGTTCAACATGCATTG ATCTTATCTCCAGTGGTCTCGGTGGCCGAGTCCTTGGCTACTCTGACCAATGGTTCTGTGAAGCGTCTAACCTGTTGAACCCCAGAGCTCCGATTGCTCAGCCAGGTAAGATGGTCTTCACAGGTGCTTGGTATGATGGTTGGGAGACTCGACGACACAATCAGGAGCCATTCGACTACGCCATAATCAAGTTGGGCGTCGCCTCCGGCACGATTGAAGGGGTCGAGATCGATACAGCCTTCTTCAACGGAAACCATGCTCCTGCTATCTCTGTTGAGGGTATCTTCAGCCAAGATGACGACAAAGTTGTTTCATGGGGAGGAGGCCGAGGAGAATGGGAGACCATCCTCGGGATCCAGGAGTGTGGTGCTTCTCAGCGATTTGcctggaagctcaagactCCTAGCCGAAAGGCATACACACATGTGAGGCTCAACATGTACCCCGATGGCGGTATCGCACGATTCCGTCTCTATGGGCACGCCGTCCCCGTATTCCCTGAAGACAAGGATGCCATCTTCGATCTTGCTGCAGCTCAAAACGGCGGTGTTGCTGTGTCGTGCAGCGACGAGCACTTTGGAACCAAGGACAATCTTATCATCCCTGGCCGAGGAAAGGATATGGGCGACGGTTGGGAGACAAAGCGATCACGAGGAAAGGATCATACAGACTTCGCCATCATTAAGCTCGGTGCCCCTGGATACATCGAGAATTGGGTTGTTGATACTGCGCACTTTAGAGGCAACTATCCTCAAAAGGTCTCAATTGAAGGTTGTGAGTGGACAGGCCATGGCGATCCTGTCGCAGATGCCACAGCCTGGAGAGTCTTTGTACCCCCTAGCAAGACGGGACCCGATCAGGAGCATCAGTTTGAGagcgaagagaaagagaagaaggccctGGTAACCCACGTAAAGCTTATCATGATTCCTGATGGTGGAGTGAAACGACTGCGGGCATTTGGCAAGCGAGCAGTCTAG